A window of the Brassica oleracea var. oleracea cultivar TO1000 chromosome C1, BOL, whole genome shotgun sequence genome harbors these coding sequences:
- the LOC106326018 gene encoding probable isoaspartyl peptidase/L-asparaginase 2: MGRWAIAVHGGAGIDPNLPVERQEQAKQLLTRCLNLGIAALRSNVSAIDVVELVVRELETDPLFNSGRGSALTENGTVEMEASIMDGTKRRCGAVSGITTVKNPISLARLVMDKSPHSYLAFSGAEEFARKQGVETVDNDYFVTEDNVGMLKLAKEANSILFDYRVPLIGCAGAAATDSPLQMNGLPISIYAPETVGCVVVDREGRCAAGTSTGGLMNKMMGRIGDSPLIGAGTYASELCGVSCTGEGEAIIRSTLARDVSAVMEYKGVGLQEAVDYVIKHRLDEGFAGLIAVSNKGEVVCGFNSNGMFRGCATEDGFMEVAMWE, from the exons ATGGGCAGATGGGCAATCGCAGTACACGGTGGAGCCGGAATCGACCCTAACCTTCCCGTCGAAAGACAAGAACAGGCGAAACAGCTTTTGACTCGCTGTCTCAACCTCGGTATAGCAGCTTTACGTTCCAATGTCTCCGCTATTGACGTCGTTGAGCTCGTC GTGAGAGAATTAGAGACAGATCCTCTGTTTAACTCAGGCCGTGGATCTGCTTTGACGGAGAATGGAACGGTGGAGATGGAAGCGAGCATTATGGACGGTACGAAGAGACGATGCGGCGCCGTTTCGGGGATCACCACCGTGAAGAACCCGATATCTCTCGCTCGTCTCGTCATGGACAAATCTCCCCACTCTTACCTTGCTTTCTCCGGCGCGGAGGAGTTCGCCCGCAAACAG GGAGTTGAAACTGTGGACAACGATTACTTCGTCACGGAAGACAACGTGGGGATGCTCAAGCTGGCCAAAGAAGCTAACTCCATATTG TTTGATTACCGGGTCCCACTGATAGGATGCGCCGGCGCCGCGGCAACCGACAGTCCACTCCAGATGAACGGACTTCCGATAAGCATTTACGCGCCGGAGACAGTAGGTTGCGTGGTGGTGGACAGAGAGGGACGGTGCGCCGCCGGGACATCAACCGGTGGTCTGATGAACAAGATGATGGGAAGGATAGGAGACTCGCCGCTGATAGGAGCGGGGACGTATGCCTCGGAGCTCTGTGGAGTGTCGTGCACCGGAGAAGGAGAAGCCATCATAAGGTCGACGCTGGCGCGTGACGTGTCGGCTGTTATGGAGTACAAAGGAGTTGGGCTACAAGAAGCGGTTGATTACGTCATCAAGCATCGGCTCGACGAAGGGTTCGCTGGACTTATTGCTGTGTCGAATAAAGGAGAGGTGGTTTGTGGGTTTAACTCTAATGGGATGTTCAGAGGATGTGCAACTGAGGATGGGTTCATGGAAGTTGCTATGTGGGAATGA
- the LOC106324076 gene encoding LOW QUALITY PROTEIN: photosystem I reaction center subunit VI-1, chloroplastic (The sequence of the model RefSeq protein was modified relative to this genomic sequence to represent the inferred CDS: substituted 1 base at 1 genomic stop codon) — protein sequence MASLATVAAVKPSAALGSSLAGAKLPFKPSSLSIKPKSVRSGAVVAKYGDKSVXFDLEDLGNTTGQWDLYGSDAPSLYNPLQSKFFETFAAPFTKRGLLLKFLILGGGSLLTYVSASSTGDVLPIKRGPQEKPKLGPRGKL from the exons ATGGCATCTCTTGCAACCGTCGCCGCCGTGAAACCATCTGCCGCCCTCGGCAGCTCACTAGCTGGAGCCAAGCTCCCCTTCAAGCCTTCCAGCCTAAGCATCAAACCCAAATCCGTCAG GTCTGGTGCCGTGGTGGCCAAGTATGGAGACAAGAGTGTCTAATTCGACTTAGAAGATTTGGGAAACACAACTGGTCAATGGGATCTATACGGCTCTGATGCTCCTTCTCTTTACAACCCTCTTCAG AGCAAGTTTTTTGAGACATTCGCTGCACCATTCACAAAGAGAGGATTGCTCCTCAAGTTCTTGATTCTTGGAGGAGGATCTTTGCTTACTTATGTCAGCGCTTCATCCACTGGCGATGTTCTTCCCATCAAGAGAGGTCCTCAGGAGAAGCCTAAGCTTGGTCCTCGCGGCAAACTCTGA
- the LOC106324080 gene encoding LOW QUALITY PROTEIN: rop guanine nucleotide exchange factor 13-like (The sequence of the model RefSeq protein was modified relative to this genomic sequence to represent the inferred CDS: substituted 1 base at 1 genomic stop codon) → MSHPPKNSSLLQEEKTERLKNRKPLLRFKKIVERVRAGEEEEEESNKFRMFDIESMKDQKSSSRQIKKWNSDYALRLEDPDLDDETVFKKTAALSVLPTLPPLIKDKTTQTSEATDEELQEEAGKGDNICIHGYNERVILRFLDFXVRVVMIDLIRQNSCASLYTFVTEKEQMKEKFAKLLLGEDMSGGGEGVSSALALSNAITNLSASAFGEQRRLEPISEDRKERWRREIGWLLSVTDHIVEFSPTQQTNKDGSSIEVMTTRQRRDLVSNIPALKKLDVMLTDCLDSFKDQDEFYYITTDSPESLTSNSTRNDDKWWLPTVKVPPTGLSETSKTFLLSQRECVSQVLESAMAINAEVLSQMEIPESYIDSLPKKGRVSLGDTIYRMLTLDMFDAEQFLLEMDLSSEHKILELKNKIEASVVIWKRKIVQKDNKSSSPFSTNLSMEKRQLLEERAATILFLLKQVFPGISQSTLDISKIQFNKDIGLAILESYSRVLESLAHTVLSRIEDVLEADQLTQESEVAVFKRDIVKETESPKKEEEKDFCLLEERPKKSKSTISLSQVMQWNMEDHEQPKKEKNETPRKKLLTRMSSMINKKTSSYLESLGTTKSPKAWRYS, encoded by the exons ATGTCTCATCCGCCTAAAAACTCGTCTTTGTTACAAGAAGAAAAAACAGAGAGATTGAAAAACAGAAAACCTCTCCTTAGATTTAAGAAAATCGTGGAAAGGGTGAGAGCTGGTGAGGAAGAAGAAGAAGAAAGCAATAAGTTCAGGATGTTCGATATCGAGAGCATGAAGGATCAAAAGTCATCTTCACGGCAAATCAAGAAATGGAACTCTGATTATGCCTTGAGACTTGAAGATCCAGACCTTGATGATGAAACTGTTTTCAAGAAAACTGCAGCCTTGAGCGTCCTGCCAACGTTACCGCCTCTGATTAAGGACAAGACCACTCAGACGTCTGAAGCAACTGATGAAGAATTACAAGAAGAAGCAGGCAAGGGAGATAATATTTGTATTCAT GGCTATAATGAGAGAGTAATCTTGAGGTTTCTTGACTTTTAAGTTAGGGTTGTGATGATAGATCTCATTAGACAAAACTCATGTGCTTCATTATATACATTTGTTACAGAAAAGGAACAGATGAAAGAAAAGTTTGCGAAACTTCTTCTAGGAGAAGACATGTCAGGAGGAGGCGAAGGTGTGTCATCAGCACTGGCATTATCAAACGCAATCACAAATCTTTCAGCTTCTGCGTTTGGTGAGCAACGGCGTTTAGAGCCAATCTCTGAAGATAGAAAAGAACGGTGGAGAAGAGAAATCGGATGGCTTCTCTCTGTTACTGATCATATAGTTGAGTTCTCTCCAACACAACAAACAAACAAAGATGGTTCTTCAATAGAGGTGATGACTACGAGACAGAGAAGAGATCTTGTCTCCAACATCCCTGCTCTTAAGAAACTCGATGTGATGCTTACT GATTGTCTTGATAGTTTCAAGGATCAGGATGAGTTTTATTACATCACAACTGATTCTCCTGAATCTTTAACAAGTAACTCGACCAGGAATGATGATAAATGGTGGCTTCCAACAGTGAAAGTTCCACCTACAGGCTTATCTGAAACGTCCAAAACGTTTCTACTGAGTCAGAGAGAGTGTGTGAGCCAAGTTCTTGAATCGGCAATGGCCATAAACGCTGAAGTCTTGTCTCAAATGGAGATCCCTGAGAGCTACATCGACTCGCTTCCTAAG AAAGGGAGAGTTAGTCTTGGAGACACAATCTACAGAATGTTAACACTAGACATGTTTGATGCAGAGCAGTTCCTTCTTGAGATGGATTTATCATCAGAGCACAAGATACTCGAACTAAAGAACAAAATCGAAGCTTCGGTTGTGATATGGAAGAGAAAGATAGTGCAGAAAGACAACAAGTCATCGTCTCCATTTAGTACCAATCTGAGTATGGAGAAGAGACAGCTACTAGAAGAAAGAGCAGCAACCATCTTGTTTCTTCTCAAACAAGTTTTCCCAGGGATATCTCAATCCACACTTGACATCAGCAAGATACAATTCAACAAA GATATAGGGTTAGCTATATTGGAGAGTTATTCAAGAGTTCTTGAAAGCTTGGCGCACACGGTACTGTCAAGAATAGAAGATGTTCTTGAAGCTGATCAGCTAACACAGGAATCTGAAGTTGCGGTTTTTAAGAGAGATATAGTGAAGGAAACAGAGAGTCCTAAGAAGGAAGAAGAAAAGGACTTTTGTCTTTTGGAGGAGAGACCTAAAAAGAGCAAATCTACCATTTCACTGTCACAGGTAATGCAATGGAACATGGAAGACCATGAGCAACCGAAGAAAGAAAAGAACGAAACACCACGCAAGAAACTGTTGACCAGAATGTCAAGCATGATCAACAAGAAGACTAGCTCTTATCTTGAATCTCTTGGAACAACAAAAAGTCCTAAGGCATGGAGATACTCTTGA
- the LOC106338976 gene encoding pentatricopeptide repeat-containing protein At3g60980, mitochondrial-like, translating to MSSSRRYLLLQRRMMSSSPKLYPVGRDHPRPEDRITILGGPSALLGRVKFLIDDIVDLDVAAKHARRAAAWKKRMAPHRAIETCNAIIGAMCDAGRSGDAIDLFDFFFNKSEMKPNISSCNLIIKSHCEHGRLDDALRLYTHLSSSENTTPSPDHKTYDLLTKALVDAGTINQALDLLLEGRRVLFNFQEPGMYMNLVRGFLEQGNLDMAYQLRDDFTTCSIRNKIAVLDSVFVEYLFKQGKDEEAMELYRSSVNNKDGFTANGTVGNPYLKLLLTYGQKKQAWALFQYMLDNYVCCFGFNKDTVNMMVNDGNPYLKLLLKYRQKKQAWALFQYMLDNYECCFGFNKDTVNMMVNECFDVGRFGDAVNVFNKAKATLQYGLPVEAYRNIITRLCQNGRLSDAETMFNGLVKEQGYHKPDVETYKALIRAYVESSRVEDAVQTSNKMMASKLHRATQLFF from the coding sequence ATGTCAAGCAGCCGCCGCTACCTACTCCTCCAGAGGAGGATGATGTCGTCTTCACCAAAACTATATCCGGTTGGGAGGGATCATCCCCGGCCTGAGGACCGCATCACCATTCTCGGTGGTCCATCAGCACTACTTGGTCGAGTCAAGTTCCTGATCGATGATATTGTAGACCTCGACGTTGCAGCCAAGCACGCCCGTCGAGCTGCTGCGTGGAAGAAGAGGATGGCACCGCACCGAGCCATCGAAACCTGCAATGCGATCATAGGCGCCATGTGCGACGCTGGGCGGTCAGGAGACGCCATTGATCTGTTCGATTTCTTTTTCAACAAATCAGAGATGAAACCAAACATCTCTTCCTGCAATCTAATCATCAAATCCCACTGCGAGCACGGCCGTCTCGACGACGCTCTCCGCCTCTACACTCACCTCTCCTCCTCGGAAAACACTACTCCTTCTCCCGACCACAAAACGTACGACCTCCTGACCAAGGCCCTGGTCGACGCCGGAACGATAAACCAAGCTCTGGATCTCTTGTTGGAAGGAAGAAGGGTCCTGTTCAATTTCCAAGAGCCAGGCATGTACATGAACCTCGTCCGTGGCTTCTTGGAACAAGGGAATCTCGACATGGCGTATCAGCTCCGGGACGACTTCACGACCTGTTCCATACGCAACAAAATCGCAGTCCTCGACTCCGTGTTTGTAGAGTATTTGTTCAAGCAAGGCAAGGACGAGGAGGCTATGGAGCTATACAGAAGCTCAGTGAACAACAAGGATGGCTTCACAGCAAATGGTACTGTCGGTAATCCCTATCTCAAATTATTGCTCACGTACGGCCAAAAAAAACAAGCCTGGGCATTGTTCCAGTATATGCTTGACAATTACGTATGCTGCTTTGGGTTTAACAAAGATACTGTCAATATGATGGTGAACGACGGTAATCCCTATCTGAAATTATTGCTCAAGTACCGCCAAAAAAAACAAGCGTGGGCATTGTTCCAGTATATGCTTGACAATTACGAATGCTGCTTTGGGTTTAACAAAGATACTGTCAATATGATGGTGAACGAGTGTTTCGATGTGGGACGGTTCGGCGATGCGGTCAACGTTTTCAACAAGGCAAAGGCAACGCTCCAGTACGGGCTTCCTGTTGAAGCATACAGGAACATTATTACAAGGTTGTGTCAAAACGGAAGGTTGTCCGATGCTGAGACTATGTTTAATGGATTAGTGAAAGAACAAGGATACCATAAACCAGATGTTGAAACCTATAAAGCATTGATTCGTGCATATGTTGAGTCTTCAAGGGTTGAGGATGCGGTTCAAACCTCAAACAAGATGATGGCTTCTAAACTCCACAGGGCCACTCAGTTGTTTTTCTAG